CGCTGAAGGACTACTCCGACATGGCGGCGTACCTGGAGATGCATCCGGGTATGCACGCGGTCGTGAACTTCGTCCCGATCCTGCTGGATCAGATCGAGGACTACGCCGAGCAGCTCACTTCGGGCAACCTGCGCGATCCGCTGCTACGACTGCTCGCGCGCGAGGATCTCGACCATCTGACGGACGCCGAGCGCCGACTGGTGCTCGACAGTTGCTGGCACGCCAACCACGTGCGGATGATCGAGCCGTTTCCCGTCTATCGTACGCTGAAACAGATCTTCAGCCTGGTCGAGGCACAGGGGGAAGGTGCGCTGACCTACCTCTCCGGACAGTACCTCGCGGATCTCCTCACGTGGTATCACCTCGTCTGGACCGGTGAGACGGTCCGCCGCGGCAATGCACTGGTGCCGCAACTGCTCTCGAAGGCAGAGCGCTTCACGTACGCCGACCGCTGCGCGCTGCTCGACCTCATTCGCGACACCATCTGTGGGTTGATCCCGCGATATCGAAGACTCGCGGACAGTGGCCGCGTCGAGCTTTCCTCGACCCCGCACTTCCACCCATTGGGACCGTTGTTGGTCGATTTCAGCGCTGCGCGCGACGCGCTCCCGGAAGCGATCCTCCCGATCTCGCCCTGCTATCCGGGCGGGCGTGGTCGACTGGCGTTCCACATCGCATCGGCCATCGGGAGCCACAGCGCCCGTTTTGGCTGTGCCCCGGCAGGTATCTGGCCGGCAGAGGGTGCGGTTTCACAGCCCGTGCTGGAAGAACTTGCTCGCCACGGCGTGAGATGGATCGCAACAGGCGAAGGTGTGCTCGGAAACTCGCTGCGCCGTAGCGGGCGGGAGGTCGGCTCGAAGATCGAGTCGCTGTACCGGCCGTGGCGAGTGAACGGTGCCGGCGGCGATGTGGCCTGTTTTTTTCGCGATGATCGACTTTCCGATCTGATCGGCTTCGAGTACTGCCGGTGGCACGGCTCGGACGCGGCGGGACATTTCGTCGGCGAATTGGAAGCGATCGCGCGTTCGGCAGACGGCAGGGAGATACCGATCGTATCGGTCATTCTCGAC
This region of Betaproteobacteria bacterium genomic DNA includes:
- a CDS encoding glycoside hydrolase, with amino-acid sequence MHGTRLEVVLLWHMHQPDYRDYATGEFTLPWVYLHALKDYSDMAAYLEMHPGMHAVVNFVPILLDQIEDYAEQLTSGNLRDPLLRLLAREDLDHLTDAERRLVLDSCWHANHVRMIEPFPVYRTLKQIFSLVEAQGEGALTYLSGQYLADLLTWYHLVWTGETVRRGNALVPQLLSKAERFTYADRCALLDLIRDTICGLIPRYRRLADSGRVELSSTPHFHPLGPLLVDFSAARDALPEAILPISPCYPGGRGRLAFHIASAIGSHSARFGCAPAGIWPAEGAVSQPVLEELARHGVRWIATGEGVLGNSLRRSGREVGSKIESLYRPWRVNGAGGDVACFFRDDRLSDLIGFEYCRWHGSDAAGHFVGELEAIARSADGREIPIVSVILDGENAWEFYPYNGYYFLTELYHRLETHPFIRTTTFGKWLDAPPSHDRARAATGELSSLAAGSWVYGNLSTWIGATEKNHAWDLLAQAKQSYDLVMASGRLTERQQAAASLQLASCESSDWFWWFGDYNPAHSVASFDRLFRQSLTHLYQLLQLPVPEALGHSISVGGGTPEAGGAMRRSS